In one window of Macadamia integrifolia cultivar HAES 741 chromosome 2, SCU_Mint_v3, whole genome shotgun sequence DNA:
- the LOC122064090 gene encoding rust resistance kinase Lr10-like — MITDDQIILCNVAISASGVVFLALLATLVTLFIHRNYRKVDQKKKEAISNISPTRYSYSQLKKFTNKFSSKLGEGGYGTVYKGIIHRNGVKIPVAVKLLKSKQSQKQFMNEVATVGNVHHNHLISLLGYCAQGDKRALVYEFMENGSLDKYIYTSRKEEGETGHTSTFQPLSHKQMHAIALETGRGILYLHQGCRNRILHCDIKPHNVLLDSNFTAKVSDFGLARMIDKYHNHVSLTRAQGTPGFVAPEIWLKNYGPVTEKSDVYSYGMLLLEMVGGRKNYDLEVNDESISQVYFPIWAFNKVKNVLKIIALLFISVLIVEASPLNITNEWCSFNL, encoded by the exons ATGATTACTGATGATCAAATCATTCTATGCAATGTAGCGATTTCTGCTTCTGGGGTGGTGTTCCTAGCACTCCTGGCAACATTGGTGACTCTCTTCATCCACCGTAATTATAGGAAGGTagatcaaaagaagaaagaagcaatcTCCAATATATCCCCAACGAGGTATTCCTACTCTCAATTGAAGAAGTTCACTAACAAATTTTCATCAAAACTTGGGGAAGGAGGATATGGAACTGTTTATAAAGGGATCATTCATCGAAATGGGGTCAAAATACCAGTAGCTGTAAAGCttctaaaatcaaaacaaagCCAGAAACAATTCATGAATGAAGTAGCAACGGTCGGAAATGTCCACCACAATCACTTAATTAGTTTATTGGGATATTGTGCTCAAGGGGATAAACGTGCTCTTGTTTATGAGTTCATGGAGAATGGATCCTTGGATAAGTATATCTACACCagcagaaaagaagaaggggagaCTGGTCATACAAGTACTTTTCAACCATTAAGCCATAAACAAATGCATGCTATAGCCTTAGAGACAGGTAGAGGGATTTTGTACTTGCACCAAGGCTGTAGGAATAGGATCCTGCATTGTGACATTAAACCTCACAATGTGTTATTGGATTCCAACTTCACGGCGAAAGTCTCCGATTTCGGGCTTGCTAGGATGATTGATAAGTATCATAACCATGTTTCATTGACGAGGGCTCAAGGTACTCCAGGGTTTGTGGCCCCAGAGATCTGGTTGAAGAATTATGGTCCGGTGACTGAGAAATCAGATGTGTATAGTTATGGGATGCTGCTTCTTGAGATGGTCGGTGGGAGAAAGAATTATGATTTGGAAGTAAATGATGAATCAATAAGTCAAGTTTATTTTCCTATATGGGCATTTAACAAGGTCAAGAATG TGTTGAAGATCATAGCCCTTCTGTTTATTTCAGTGTTGATAGTGGAAGCGAGTCCATTGAACATCACAAATGAGTGGTGCTCCTTCAATCTTTAA